A region of Candidatus Campbellbacteria bacterium DNA encodes the following proteins:
- a CDS encoding DUF3800 domain-containing protein, translated as MNKTFFFIDDSGSLIWDNPYSKEFLKNPPNRSEQNLNYWRRNYFVFAGIHISAEKLKELNPLINTKKEEYFGTKNVEIKSEWLRVPKKRHKHYLLKYGITEEKLREFVDKFWYSLFSSKNFIAQAFVLDKRYYAKRDTQPIALLTQVIFDRLGIYPVEDIIVVFDQMESDIKSKKGKHGIIIDVSKQKINTSPFFVRYSHSEVRFEKSFNSNFLQIADTVAYNVFRQFVSNGDQWESDKKELEVYEYLEKIEDCLYTNKKGVINGFGIIKVPDPAHKKWGQQKKTSKK; from the coding sequence ATGAATAAAACCTTTTTCTTTATTGATGATAGTGGTTCGCTTATATGGGATAACCCCTATTCAAAGGAATTTTTGAAAAATCCGCCCAATAGAAGTGAACAAAATTTAAATTACTGGAGACGCAACTATTTTGTATTTGCTGGTATCCATATTTCAGCAGAAAAGTTGAAAGAATTGAACCCTCTTATAAATACAAAGAAAGAAGAGTATTTTGGCACTAAAAACGTTGAAATCAAGTCGGAGTGGTTGCGTGTACCAAAAAAGCGACACAAACACTACTTATTAAAGTACGGCATCACAGAAGAAAAATTAAGGGAATTTGTAGATAAATTCTGGTATAGTTTATTTTCATCAAAAAATTTCATAGCCCAAGCTTTTGTGTTAGACAAGCGCTATTATGCAAAGAGAGATACACAACCAATTGCACTACTTACACAAGTTATTTTTGATAGGCTGGGTATATATCCTGTTGAAGACATAATCGTTGTGTTTGACCAAATGGAGAGTGATATTAAATCAAAGAAAGGAAAGCACGGGATAATAATTGATGTTTCTAAACAGAAAATAAACACATCACCATTTTTTGTTCGTTATTCGCATTCTGAGGTTCGTTTTGAAAAGTCTTTCAATTCCAACTTTTTGCAGATTGCTGATACTGTTGCCTATAATGTATTTAGGCAATTTGTTTCTAATGGAGATCAGTGGGAATCCGATAAGAAAGAGTTGGAAGTATATGAATATCTTGAAAAAATAGAAGATTGTTTGTATACCAACAAAAAGGGTGTAATTAATGGATTTGGCATTATAAAAGTGCCAGACCCTGCTCACAAAAAATGGGGTCAACAAAAAAAGACCTCAAAGAAATAA